The Nostoc sp. NIES-3756 DNA window TAAGTCCCAAACTTGTAGTTCCCACCCATTACCGTACACAAGCTGCTGACCCTGCGGCTTGCGATATCGCCCCGCTAGACGAATTTCTGTCTTTAATGCAGGGCGTAACTGTGCGTCGTAGTAATAATGACAGTATTAATATTACTTCTGGCAATTTGCCTGATAGTAGTACGATTCAAGTTTTGAGTTATAAGTTTTGATGAGAGGCTAGAGGATAGGGATTGAGGATGGGGAATATTATTCCCCTTATCCCCTTACTCCCTATGCCATACTTTTTAGCCTGTGTACCACTCTGGAGTCAGAGCATCAGCCACAGGAGTTTCAGTAGCTAGAGTTCCATCCATAGTCCAGATTGTGTCTGTACCTGTTGTCTGATCACGCCAGTAGATGTCAGACTTGCCATCGCCGTTGTAATCGCCAATGTAGGCTCTGGAACCAGCGCCATTGCTTTGTAGGAAGGCTTCACTGCTAACTGATGTACCATCCATTAACCAAGCAGTATTCTCGCCGGTTGTGGTATTGTGCCATAAGATATCAGTCTTACCATCACCGTTGAAGTCAGCAATGCTAGCTGCCCAGTCAGAACTTAGAGTATTCAAAGCACCTTCGGTAACGAAGATACCATTCATTGTCCAAATAGCGTTTTCACCAGTCGCGGTGTTGCGCCAGAGAAGATCAGTTCTGAAATCTCCGTTGAAATCACCAAGGGTATAAGTCCAAGATGAGTCTTTTGTTTGGAGGTCGTACTTGGTAGCTTGTGCGCCATCCATGAACCAAGTGAAGTTTTCACCTGTGGTTGTATCTCTCCAGAAGATGTCACTCTTACCGTTACCGTCAAAATCAACAATGCTGGCAGTTAAGCCTGGGGTGGTAGGATCTAGAACATTAGCACTGGTAACGGTGGTTCCATCCATTAGCCAAACAGCATTTTGACCTGTTTGAGCATTATTCCAGAAGATGTCAGTTTTGCGATCGCCGTTGAAGTCACCGATCTTAGCATCCCAACCTGGATCAACAGTTTCTAAATAAACAAAGTTAGAAACGTTGGTTCCATCCATTAAAGCAACAGCATTCTCACCTGTGGCATTATTACGCAACAGGAAGTCTGTCTTACCATCGCTATTAAAGTCGGCAATGTCATAAGTCCAAGTGCTTAAGTCATATTGACCGAGAGAAGCTTCTTGTTGAGTAACTGTTCCATCCATCAATCTCAGTCTAATTTCACCTGTTTGAGTATTCACCCAAACTTTATCTGCCTTACCATCACCGTTGAAATCAGGAACAACAGCTGCACTAGTTAAGTAAGGATTTGGGTTTGGATTAACACTCAGACCTGGAATATCTAATGCTACATCTAGTGGTGAGGAACTTCTAACAAGCGAGTTAGATGAATTGTCTGTAAGATCAATTTGAGATATCAAAGAATCCGCAACTAAAGATTTGGATTTATAAAAAGATGCGTTGAGTGAATCATCTTTTTTCGCAGAAAAGAATCCTGTTTGTGTCATGGTGGGTTTTTAAACTTGCTGTGATAAAAGTTTTAACTGATTAATTAGTTTCGTTTCTGTCAAAAAAAAACATTTTATGAGTTTTATTTTTGTTTGTATCAAGACTCATTGTTTTTTGGCAAGTGTCAAATTTTAAATATATTTTTATGGATTGATATTAAATATTTTTTTGAAAATATCAAGCGCATATTGAACAATTGCTTCCTTTATCAACCATCAATAACAATGTCAAAGTATCTAAATAATAAAAATACTTAATTGTCTTAAAAATATTGGTATTTAAGCTTTTATAGCATTAAGCACTAAATCCAATTATGTTATTCTTTGATAATTCCACAAGGTTTAGAAGCGTTGAAATAGA harbors:
- a CDS encoding FG-GAP repeat domain-containing protein; translation: MTQTGFFSAKKDDSLNASFYKSKSLVADSLISQIDLTDNSSNSLVRSSSPLDVALDIPGLSVNPNPNPYLTSAAVVPDFNGDGKADKVWVNTQTGEIRLRLMDGTVTQQEASLGQYDLSTWTYDIADFNSDGKTDFLLRNNATGENAVALMDGTNVSNFVYLETVDPGWDAKIGDFNGDRKTDIFWNNAQTGQNAVWLMDGTTVTSANVLDPTTPGLTASIVDFDGNGKSDIFWRDTTTGENFTWFMDGAQATKYDLQTKDSSWTYTLGDFNGDFRTDLLWRNTATGENAIWTMNGIFVTEGALNTLSSDWAASIADFNGDGKTDILWHNTTTGENTAWLMDGTSVSSEAFLQSNGAGSRAYIGDYNGDGKSDIYWRDQTTGTDTIWTMDGTLATETPVADALTPEWYTG